The candidate division WOR-3 bacterium sequence TTTTTTTATTTCTTCTAAAATTTTAGTATCTGCATCACTTTCTACAACAAGTTCAATCCAGACTTTTTCAACAACAGGTCCTTCTTCTATTTCAAAAACAGATTTCATATTAAGAGCCGAAGCACCTCTTGCCTTTAATTTTTTTATTTCAATACCTTTAGAAGCAGCAATTGTCATAAAAGTTGTAGCATAACAGGATATCATAGCAAATACACAGTATTGAACAGGATTTGGAGCGTTACCTCTACCTCCTGAGGGTGGTGGCTGGTCAGTTAT is a genomic window containing:
- a CDS encoding OsmC family protein, whose translation is MNNINLDSLNKTREQILRGEFPEKKSFEVHGEWIFNEEGQFKAEIEFPKGKLNLITDQPPPSGGRGNAPNPVQYCVFAMISCYATTFMTIAASKGIEIKKLKARGASALNMKSVFEIEEGPVVEKVWIELVVESDADTKILEEIKKETDKKCPAAYVVQNKVPFESHVYSK